From a region of the Pseudomonadales bacterium genome:
- a CDS encoding 4-oxalocrotonate tautomerase family protein yields MPYVNIRITDEGATAEQKARLIEGVTALLRDVLGKNPATTFVVIDEVPVDNWGVGGEQVSVRRRSGR; encoded by the coding sequence ATGCCGTACGTGAACATCAGGATCACCGATGAAGGCGCCACCGCCGAACAGAAGGCACGGCTGATCGAGGGCGTCACCGCGCTGCTGCGCGACGTGCTCGGCAAGAATCCGGCAACCACCTTCGTGGTGATCGACGAAGTGCCGGTGGACAACTGGGGCGTCGGCGGCGAGCAGGTCAGCGTACGACGCAGATCGGGTAGATGA